Proteins co-encoded in one Cytobacillus sp. NJ13 genomic window:
- a CDS encoding prephenate dehydrogenase produces MRGKIFIIGLGLIGGSLALSIKRSHSESMIIGFDVNKEQGRLAEMLGVADGISATIEDGARDADLILIAAPVQETQKIIHILKECELKSTVIISDAGSTKNGIVSCAKVLKEKGIAFIGGHPMAGSHKSGVTAAKALLFENAFYLLTPEDHISPEEIERLKEWLSGTRAKFLTISPEEHDYITGIVSHFPHMVAASLVHQAEKTSRSQKLIPRLAAGGFRDITRIASSSPAMWRDILLQNKEVLLKLMEDWQEEMENVKSILKQENSEGIFEYFSSAKLFRDELPQKEKGAIPAFYDLFVDVPDYPGVISEITGYLAKEEISITNIRILETREEIYGVLVISFQTEEDRERAINCLERYTSYETTIGL; encoded by the coding sequence ATGAGAGGGAAAATCTTTATTATCGGCCTTGGTTTGATCGGCGGTTCATTGGCATTATCAATAAAAAGAAGCCATAGTGAGAGCATGATCATCGGCTTTGATGTAAATAAAGAGCAGGGACGCCTTGCTGAAATGCTTGGGGTCGCAGATGGAATTTCTGCTACTATTGAAGATGGGGCAAGGGACGCCGATTTAATTTTAATAGCTGCTCCTGTGCAGGAAACGCAAAAAATTATACATATTTTAAAAGAGTGTGAACTGAAAAGCACGGTCATCATTTCGGATGCAGGCAGCACTAAAAATGGAATTGTCAGCTGTGCTAAGGTACTGAAGGAAAAAGGAATTGCTTTTATCGGAGGCCACCCGATGGCAGGCTCCCATAAGAGCGGTGTCACAGCAGCAAAAGCATTGCTTTTTGAAAATGCCTTTTATCTGCTCACTCCTGAAGATCATATTTCCCCGGAAGAGATTGAAAGGTTAAAAGAATGGCTCTCAGGGACGAGAGCAAAATTTCTGACCATATCGCCTGAAGAACATGATTATATAACTGGTATCGTGAGCCATTTCCCGCACATGGTGGCTGCTTCTCTTGTCCATCAGGCAGAAAAAACAAGCCGTTCGCAAAAGCTTATTCCAAGACTGGCTGCTGGCGGATTCAGGGATATTACCAGGATTGCCTCCAGCAGCCCTGCAATGTGGAGAGATATCCTGCTTCAGAATAAAGAAGTGCTGCTTAAGTTAATGGAGGATTGGCAGGAAGAAATGGAGAATGTTAAATCAATCCTCAAGCAAGAAAACAGTGAGGGCATTTTTGAGTATTTTTCCAGTGCAAAACTGTTCAGGGATGAACTGCCGCAAAAAGAAAAAGGGGCAATTCCGGCATTTTATGATCTCTTCGTCGATGTTCCTGACTACCCTGGTGTCATTTCAGAAATCACTGGATATTTAGCCAAGGAAGAAATCAGCATTACGAATATCAGAATTCTGGAAACAAGAGAAGAAATTTACGGTGTCCTGGTTATCAGCTTTCAAACTGAAGAGGACCGGGAACGGGCAATAAATTGCTTAGAGCGATATACAAGCTATGAAACAACCATCGGTCTATAG